The nucleotide sequence ATCCCAGTCTCTAATAACGCCCCTCACAACTGGATCAACGATAACATCCTCTAATAATGAATTATCAGCAGCAGATCCATCTTCCAGCGCACGTTTCATTTGGGTAGGTATTATCTAATGTTATAACAGATACGcatattaaaatcaataatCAAAGGCAAATAACAGCGAATGAAGACAGCAGAACAAACAATGCCACACATGAGTACTAATAAATACAGAAGATGGCCCTAAAATACCAGCTTCCCTTAGCTCTGGTTCATCCATCATTCCCCATAACCCACAAAAGCATGACAACGAACCCTTCCCAACTGAAATTAGTGATTATAGTCGCTCAAAGAAAAAGAGTAAAAGTTGGTTTGTCTTTTGGGCAAAATCCATAAATTTAAAAGCTGAAAGCAATTCAATTGCAACCATGAAGTAGATATATTTGTAAAGCAAATGACTATAAGCATGATCCTTACATTATCCCATTAACAATCCCATGGAATGTTGGGCTGGAAAGGACTCGAAGAGATTGTCAGGGAGCTCGATTCATCTAGACTATTCTGGATAATCAGTTCAGTACCTTTTGTTCTCTATTACACGCAATTGATGCATTTGGTACAACCAGGCACCCCTTGCATGGTGCCTACAAtaaatttcctttttttcaCTTATAAAGCAATAATCCTCGCTGATTTCTTCACCTCTCACCATATTCAGAAACTTCAGAGCGACCAAATAAATGCCGAAGAACTACACAAACACAAATCCGACTACATAGTACATACAAAATAACTCCAGGTTTTagattttctatttctttttccttctataTCTTTATTCATGTCCCCTTCGTTTATTCAGTACccagaaaggagagaaaaaactATCATCACACACTGGAAACACATAAATACTCATAAATACAGAAGATGGCCCTAAAATACCAGCTTCCCTTAGCTCTGGTTCATCCATCATTCCCCATAACCCACAAAAGCATGACAACGAACCCTTCCCAACTGAAATTAGTGATTATAGTCGCTCAAAGAAAAAGAGTAAAAGTTGGTTTGTCTTTTGGGCAAAATCCATAAATTTAAAAGCTGAAAGCAATTCAATTGCAACCATGAAGTAGATATATTTGTAAAGCAAATGACTATAAGCATGATCCTTACATTATCCCATTAACAATCCCATGGAATGTTGGGCTGGAAAGGACTCGAAGAGATTGTCAGGGAGCTCCATTCATCTAGAATATTCTGGATAATCAGTTCAGTACTTTTTGTTCTCTATTACACGCAATTGATGCAACCAGACACCCCTTGCATGGTGCCCTACAATAACTTTCCTTTTTTTCACTTATAAAGCAATAATCCTCGCTGATTTCTTCACCTCTCACCATATTCAGAAACTTCAGAGCGACCAAATAAATGCCGAAGAACTACACAAACACAAATCCGACTACATAGTACATACAAAATAACTCCAGGTTTTagattttctatttctttttccttctataTCTTTATTCATGTCCCCTTCGTTTATTCAGTACccagaaaggagagaaaaaactATCATCACACACTGGAAACACATAAATactcataaaacaaaaaaaaaaaaatcacccaTAGTAGCACAGACGCATGTACATATTAACACGTTTTCCTTGCATTCAGTTAATGAAATAGTCAACTCACCATGGAGGGAGCTTGATCTGGGATTGCCGGTCCAGCTTTGAGCAGCTTCGAGCCAATGTCGACTACCGCAGCCTCCATGTTCTAGACTGATCCCCAAAAACTGAGGAAAACCCTAGCGTTTGGCGTACAAAAATGCAGATATGTGTGAGAACTGAGAACCACTAAACTTGAATTCTAGggatttcaactttcaagggcTTCTCTGAAGCGCCAATTTGCAAGTAAAAAAGCAAACGCTGTGTTCATTGGTTTCCCTCTATTTAATGGGACAatctgcctgtttggcagggcggctCCACAAGCGGAGCCGCCCACGGAGCCGCTTTGCGGCTCCGTCATGCCAAACAGGCGAAAagcgccagcggatccgctggaaatttccagcggatccgctggcgcaaaagaagctcccattgGGAGCTTCTTTTATACAGCGGTTTTGCCGCTGTagctttttggcgtgggtcccacgccaaaaagctgcagcttttttttaaaaaaatttttaatgtgtgggtcccacacATTTTAGataaaagtattattattttattaatgggacccacttaattgtgtttaatggtttaaataaaactattttttaataaattaattatatttatgcatttataactattataacagtaaatttaatattaaaataaaattaatttaatttaaaaaatacaaataaaatatttatatttaagacttttaattttataggtgtttaattttaatacataatgataaattaaaaaatacaataaatataagaaaattaattgattacttaaatataaattaaaaaatacaataaatgtaagaaaattaagttgattaattaaaaattacttcaaattaattttaaatataaattatatttgattaattaaatgaatacttaaaattaattttaataagaattatatttattagattacttttaatataaatataaaaaactaatattataatactttaattcaacagtttttccgctaccgtcagtttttatttcaccaaacacctcacagcatatttcacagcttcaagctcagcatatttttcacagcatttccgctagcattgaaaatcaatttttccgctgtgccaaacggagccAATAATGAAGGAATATACagtattttctatattttttatatttatattttgagtttttttcctttctttttctaaatattatataaattttgTGTCAAACATTTATCTCTTGAGGGtgactttttttattttgtaaagaaTATGTCTAGAGGTGACTATTTGCTAACATATTTAAAAATTCAGTTATTTGTGTACTATTCTATGGGATGGGGACGCTGAAATCCTGGTAGCTAAAATTagctataattttttatatctcAACCCTCCATTTTATCTAATGGACGTGAAATTGACATGTATGTCCTCTTCCATGAATCTTCCATCTCCATGCATCTGGGTAAGTGAAGGTGAATTCCATTGATAAAACTTTCATAATTTCTGAGATAAGGATCCATCCAACCAAACAAGACAAGTATAGGTCGATGGTCGCAATGGCGGCTTTTACTGGCTGCTGCTCTCAGCGATATCAAAAGACCTGCCCATGTCCGACACGAGATTCCGATGACATCCCCTGAATTGTCACGTTTAGCAATGGGAATTGTCACGTTTAGCAACAGCTTAGTCAGTCGAAGTAGATTCACATCTAGCAAGGATGCAGAGACGATCTTACCGGACAACAAGTCCGATCACATCTGACTTCAGGGATGACGACTTCTTCAGGAGAGAGCAAGATCTTAGTTTCTATTAAGGCAGAGGAGTAAAAAACTGGGTGGGCGGGTTTGACTTTATTTTGACTTGGGTGGGGAGTGATGCTGAGTTCTCAACCATAGGATGAAATGGAGGGCTGGGATTAAAAAAATTCTAGGCAATTTCAGCCCACAATTCCACATTTCCACTATTGTACAAGTCCAAAtgcaaaaaatttcaaataaagaTTTCCCCTCCTTAATGCAAAaaataaagacacaaataggATTTTAGACATTAAACAGCAAATCAACTAGGGCCATTATGTACATAAGAACAACCGCCATTATGCAGCGCAGTAAAGACATTGAAGGGGGCAAACTAGAGATTGGTATCCTTTGTCCAAGCTAAATTATGTACGGTCTTGCATCAATGCAGTCAGAACTTACTATATGAGACTTGCAGCGTACGTTTCCCGGTCGAGGTTCGAGCGCCCGTTATAATCCTTCGGTCTTGCATCTTCCACTTTGACATGCATACCAGTTAAAGTGCAATAGTCCATATCTACTGCTGCAAGTTCGCCACCAGCTATAGGAATGGACTGATCCACATCATCCAATGAAATCAGGTCATCACCTTTATCAGCAATTTGAGGGCCGTCAAAAATTTCCACAATAGAAGGAGATTGAACTTGCAAACCCAGTGACACTGCTAAAAGAGCTTCTAGGGAAGACTTGTTATTGCCATGTTCCTCAGAAATGAATCTGACATCTAGAATTGGAAGTTCAAAATTCAGTGAGGAAGTAGGACGTGGGAATTCTAGAACATCCTGGAGAACATGCTCGTTAGACCCTTCTTCTGAAACTTTGTGAGTAGTATCAGCAAATGCAGGCCTTACAACAGCTGCTTCATGGGTGATATCAGAGTCCGCATCAATCCAATTTCCGGTGAACTGGCCCAAGCTATCAGCTTTCAAAACACTGTTATTGTTATGGCTGACTTCTCCTGTTTCTATGCCATCTCTCATATCACACATCTCATTCCTATGCATTGAACTAACCACGCAGTCAATAGTAGTAGCATGGAAAGGAACATCTTCTTTATCGTTAAGTTGGTATTTTCTGTCAAATACTCCATGTGTTCCCTCAAAGTTATCATCACCGTGAGAGCCTGTTTCATGGCCAACTTCTCCCGTTTTTGTGCCTTCTTTCATATCACAAGACTCGCTATGAGGCATGAAAGTAACTGCAGAGTCAACAGGTGTGGCAAGGCAAGGAGCCTCTCGATAATTATGATGGCATAGTATGTCAAATCCTCTATCACCATTCTCCAAGTTATCATTGCCATGGGAGCTTAGTCTATGGCCAACTACTCCAGTTTTTACACCATCTTCTGCATCACAAGTATCATTCCTCGTGCTCGAAGCAACCGCGTAGTCAAAAGTTTTGGCGTGGAAAGGAACATATCCTCTACCATTCTGACGGCATTGTCCGTCAACTTCTCCATGAGTTTTCTCAAAGTTGTCATCACCGTGAGAGCTTCTTTTATAACCAACTTCTCCAGATTTCATGATATCTTTTGCATCACAATTCTCATTCTGAGGCGGCAAAGCAGCTGTATAGTCAACAGTAATGCCATGGAAAGCACCCTCTTCTCTATCACTACGATGGCATTGTCTGTTAAATCCTTCATGAATTCTCTCAAAGTTGTCACCATGGTGAGTGCCTTTCCCATTCTCTTCAGCTTCTAATGAGAGAGTGTTGCATATTGATGAAACTGAAGTTTTAATGCACTCAGTTCCCTCAATCAAAGGATCTGTCCGCATTTCAGAATGAACTCTTGGCGAAGCGGCTTTGGTATCATTCTTTCCTTCCTCATTTGGAAATTCAGGAGCTTTAATCTCGGGAGTTTGTAAATATTTCTGCAGATGCATTGATGTTAAAGATGATAATCCATCTAGTGCTGCCAAATTATCATCAATAGACATGGCATGCTTGCTTTTAATCTTGGTAGACCCCATCACCAGATCTACAGCATCATTTTCTTCATCACAATCATCACTGGAAAACTCAGGGGCAGTAACTACAAAACAAGGGTGCAACTGGGCAGTGTTGACAGAACATGCTTGATCATCATCAGGAGAACCTGGTAACGCATTTGAAGCTAAATCCTTTCTACCAAGTTCACATGTTTTTAAATGATCACTGCCATCAATATAAAATGAGTTGTGGTCTGATTCACAGCATGAAAAATCAGGAGCAGCAAatcttgtgcaattttgaaccccAGAGCTTTGGGTTTTCTTATATAGTAGTTCAAGTTGCTGCTCTACCCGCAGGAGCCTCACTTCAATGTTGTTTATGGGCTTTAGCATGTTTTCTTCAAACCTCAATAAAAGGTCTTCTACCCTGCTCACTCGAGAAACAAGATGTTCAAGGACTTCTTCTGCACGCCTATCTGGTACATCAGGCCTGGATTCTGCATCTGAAACTTGTGGGGTTTTCACAGAATTGGTTGGTCCAGCAGAATtcatatctggaaacttcatcGTTTGATGATCGACTACATCAGGAGATTCTTTGTGTGAGACCTTGCTCAAGGCATTCATTGCATTAATAGCTTTCGACCCAATTTCCTCAGGGATTTGTCTTTCCCATGTACCAAAAGTGTCTCTCTTTTCTTGTTGACCAACACCTGTTGATTTAGATAACTGCAAAAAAGTAGGCACAAGCAAGGCCATAAGCGAACTTCCAGCTGAGTTGTCCAATGAACCTGTTTGACTTTCCACATCAGCTGGATCGGCAAGATCAGCAAATACATAGACTTCGTCAACACATATGAAGCCTTTATTTTGGAGAGAAAGCAGCCGAACTGTAAGGGACATGCATGGATTAGCATCAGTTATCTCCGCTGTAGCCTCATAATAATCCTGaaattttttatcaaatcaGCAATATattacaaccaaaaaaaatttgcacCGCAAGACAGCTTAAACATGGGGACAGAAAAACTTACTTATGAATCAATCTATGCCAGAACAAAAACAATACCTGAGAGATTTTCCCTGGGTTTGTGGCGATATTCGAAGGCAGAAAATTACTTCCATTGTCAATCAAGGAGGTACTGGGGACTTTCACTTCAACCCAGTCATCTTCATTGGTGCTCAAATTAGtgtctattttcattttcttgctaTCCGCTTCTTTACAAACCCCCTTCACATTTGTAACAACAGTTCCTTCAGTATCAGTAGTTTGAAGCACCTGGTCGTCTCTGGCAGTAATGCCACAGTGAACTGTACATAGATATTCACTGCTACTCCCCACTTCAGGTGTATAGTAAATCTCGTAAACACGAGCAGTACTCCGAACATAAACCTGTCCGACCTCATGTTTCTTTGCAAAAATAActgcaaaacaataaatttttatcATTCATTAAGGGTTTGTAAAATCAGGGTGACGGTGAATTGTGTGaaataaaatgttttttttttttaaaaaaaagagattctGATGCAGTTCATCATTcgggaagaaagaaagaggtcCAGTCTTAGAACTGTTTTCCTATGCCATACCATAATCATTAACAGGCCACAAAGCCAAAATGTAGCCATCACAAGAATTctgaacttttttttggtaagtacaAGAATTCTGAACTCCACAAAATGAAATTCAACTATGATTCTGAAGCCACAAATTGGTAGAGAGATTACAGttttaaatttctttcaaaaaaaactaaCCTCATATGCGAAAATTTCTACCAAAGAAATAGTTAAAATATAGTGTCATTTGGTTTGGTTGTTGTTCGGAAAATAATTAAAAGCGGAAAAATGTGGTTCAATGGTAAAATTGTTTCACTGCAGTCCAGAAGTCAGCGGTTTAGAATTTGGAAACAGCTTGTTTGCAATGCCGACACAGGAGTAAGGCATGTCCTTCCGTGACTCCTCCACCATGAGAGACTTGTGTGCAGGAGTAGCTTGCctttttttgctttatttttttatcatttgattCGGTCTACATATTTACTCCACCAATAAAAGTGAAAAAGTTGAAAGTTTTCTTTCACAGTCATCAGTCATAACTCATAAATTTAGGAATAAATCACCATAACCCCCatatataattacatatatagTAATAATCATCAGCTTCAAGAGTTTTTTGACAATCGTTACAGTCCTAAATGAGGCAATAAATCCCTAAAGGCTAAAGCCAAAGCCCTCATACATAGGGCAAGCATAACCAAAAACCATTCTTAAAAACTACATTGTTTAACCATCCATACGAAATAACTTTTAGCTTAACAAGCAAATCATTCAATAACATGAAATTTGTATTGCAGATACCACCAAATCTCTATGCTGAATAGAATTTCATAAGAATATAGCCATGAATATATCAACAGATCATTAAGCTTTAACAGTAAAATTCCTTCAAATTATTCACACAATCACCAACTGATAATAAAGAAATGCTGAAAGTTTCAGAAAGACCGAAAGAGTTCATCCTTGGATTCTCCACTAATTCAACAACATTATGCATTAATCTCTATTAAACTGCATCCAAATGTAACAATTAACTGTATATGGCTAAAATTTTAAAGCTACAAGAAGATACATTGCAAGACTGGAATCTTCCATTTAAGATTAGCAACTTAAACTCCAGTAATTTTTAAGTAATACCTTTGAATTCAAACTTAGTTAGTTACAAGAGATTTTCATATTCCATTTCCTTTCTTTCACTTCTAGGTTTTCATAGTAGTCAAACACACTTTGATCGAATCCTTTTAAGGCAAAAAATTAAACTCAATTATCCGTTTTTCGTGAAGATATATCCTGTAAACACATTCTCCgcgaaaacaaacaaataaagggAGAAGAAGTGGAACTCGGGGACTCACTAGTGATCTCGCAGGGATTTGGATCAGTCAAGGGAGGGCACAGGATAAGAGGGGGAGACTGGGAAGTCCAATCGACGATGGCTTGATCGTTGTCGTCATCGGAGACCGGAATAGAAGAAGACTCGAAAGTAACGGAACTTGTGAGAGAGCCACCAACGACTATCCAGCTGGTTTCAGAGTTCCATGAATGATCGACGTCCTTCTCTTTCATTGATTCCTAGTCGGTAGCTTTCGTTGGCTCTGTAATTTGTTTGAACCGATCAGTCTTGTAGTGGTTCTCGGAGGTAAAGTGTTGTTTGGTAAAATTGAAATAAAGGCTCTGTTTACTGGGGCATTTGCTGGGCCGTCCAGCTAGTGGGCCCGCTTTCCCATATTGTCCCACCAAACCCTTGAAAAATTGGGACATTACCGCTCGTAAAACAGAGCAATAAGAGCACTTGTAATGGTGTTATTTtatctgggccaacaaatatgtatggggttttgtgttttactgatgtggttatattgagttttgtgttttgctgatgtggctatattgggagatgtgttttatattgaaagatactgttttggtgtagttttattggggacaacatggagggcatgggaatttgttggccatCATGttcggtgggaaggaaaatgtatagaaatttgtgttttgttgatgtggttatattgtgagatgtgttttgttgatgtggttgtattgagagaagtgtttgccttgactttttatgtaatagaagtgagaCTCAATATAGATTTTTGCTGGGTTAGCAAATTAACACTACTGCAGTTGCTCTAATGCCCCAAAACAATaataagttcaattttttttcaacgTTGAAAATTAACACAATCGTTCCGTCAAAAACACATATTcttctgagtttttttttctctccttcttagCTTAGCGTAATCTTGAATCTTGATAGTATTTCAAAGACTGTCAGTTTTATATTTATTCGGAGCTTATCGTGCTCCAAACGGACCCTAAGGCTAAGAGCGTAACAATAATTATGTTTGAATAAAATTGGACCAAAACTAGGAACTTTGTGCAATCTTGGGGCTACATGAAATTCCTTCCATGGATCAACACATGATTTGAGATCAAAACAGGATTTGAAAATTAATGCCCTGGTAAAATTGATCAGATATTAAGTTACAACTAGAGAATCAGGACGGTTTGGGAGTTGATGTAAAGTGTTGTTAAACTGTAATTCCGTAAAACTATAAAATTACTCATTCTCTTGTCTTATAAAGAATATGTTAAGAGAAGTTGTTGTGGATGCGCTTATGCAACATAATCACATAATAATAAGATACTAACGCAGCAATGGAATGGTAGAAGCACCAGAGTGTTTAAAGAATAATCAAGTAATACAAAATGTCTGTGCCTAGCAATACCTTTTTTCCAGCTGTAGGTATTCTATTCAAATGATATATAATCCTACATACAATACAGAGGTATAGAAGttggattttttaaaaataatcaagTAATGTGCTTGACTCGACCACTCAATACTGTTACATGCACTGAATAGCCGGTCTCCAAAGAAATGTAACAAATGTGGAAAATTACATGCAATGTAGCACTGCAAGCTATGCATTGAGAAAACATACTAAAATGAAGCACacagatcctcttcttctttcacTTTCCATGGGGGAGGCATCAAAGTACTTATGTTAGCAAATAGATCGTCACGACCAGATGGTGCCGCTGCAACAGGTGAATCCAAGACAGAATCTGGAATTGCTTCTAGGGTTTCATCAAAGAAGGATTTGACGGTCTGTGAAATTCATAAGAATGTAAAACTCTTTGTTCTTACAGTTGGAAATTAGGGAACAAAGACAGGAAAACAGAAAGGATCATAGAAAGTTTTTAAAAGCAAGACCTAAAGTTGGGTAATGAAGCGTAAATAAtggcaaaaggaagaaaaaggtgGTCAGTAATAAAGCATTGTTGCCATTTAAAGACAGCCACCAttggagaagagagaaaaatgcCAACATGGAATAAATCTCTTTGTGCCAAAACCAGAATGAGCACTCAGGGTATATAACATTTGGATAAAGTATGGCGCCCATTCAGATTTTACAGATGCATATATCATGCCAAGGTAAAAAATGCCATTCCGCTAAATTGATGACACAAGTTACAACAAAACAGTATTTGGGTTTTACTTACATCCACTTGGTGAAATCCATGGAGGCTGTCAGCAGGGTCATTAAGCAACTAGAGATCCTCAAACTGGATCTGTCTCTACAAGTATCTTTCTTTCAAGGTCAAAGCATTGATTTTTGTCCCCTATCTAAGGTTCACTGGACCTCGAAAGTGGCTGTGTATAGAACAAGAAGTCCGCATCCACAGCAAACTTAAGTTGTAGCCTCTATTCTATGGACATCAAATTCCACTCTCATGTTTCAAAACTTTGAGAATTAACCGCCCAGTATGTAGCTCACATATCCAGTGTTGATAATAAATTGCTCGCAAAGATCTAGAGATCGTAGCATCTATGGTGTCCAGGAAGATATTTAGTGGAATAACAAGTGCAAGCAAATGTACAAAACCAACCAGAGTTAAGAGATTTGTTTGGTACCACCATGCAACCAATCTCCTAGCTAGCATAACACACTAACGACACAGCTATTATACCAACCAGAGTTAAGAGATTTGTTTGGTACCACCATGCAACCAATCTCCTAGCTAGCATAACACACTAACGACACAGCTCATAATAGCAGAAGCATGCTTCTCACATCTACGAATAAAAAACTACAATTTTCAGACCAAAGATCGTAGACAATGCTGGCAGCCAGGCACTCGGCCAATAGCAAAATGTGAGCCATAGCCCATAGTTCATAGCCATCACTTAAGTTAAAGAAAGGCAAACAAAAGAGAGTTGTTTGGTAGGTATTGCATGGTGACTGAAACTATCCAGATACTGTATTTTTAGAAATTCATCAAGACTTTAAAAGTTAGTAAAACCTTGTATTCTAAATGAACTGAGTCGCTTTAAAATATTCGGGATACCTTGCAATGCAGTAAAGCAGCATCAGCTTTTCGCTTCCATAGACCATTCCCGGGCACTGAACGGAAAAATCCAAGTAAAGGCTGCAGTATGATGGGAAACTCGTCATGTGGTAGCCCCAAAATATGATATGATTGTAAAAGGTAGCTCCATGAGATGAACAATAAAGAAATAAACATGACACCTTCCCATAGGAGTCAGGAAAAGGAGCAAACGACAATAGAATATTAAATGTGTATAGCAAGTTCAATTCTAGAAACAACCTCTcgacatattatgtggggaaaGGTGTGCTTTACATAATGAAACTTTTATAAGAGGCTCTGATGCTCTTAGTTGTCAAGATTCAAGAATCCATTCAACCATGTGCAAAAAATATTGGATGCAATAAGAAATAATGTAGATCAAAGTGATAAGAAAGGGCAGGCTCTCTATATAACTAGTCAATAGTGAAACTTTATACAGGACTGAAGGTCGAAGTAGAATTCATGTAGTGGATCCCACTAATTTCTCTTACAGATTCCTGTAGCCACTCAAGTAGTTAGGTCAAAGGCATTGATTATAATTATGATTATGATGAAGAATAAGTGAAATGACACATCACGTCCTCACCTTTACCACATCCCTGACATGAGGTCTAGGTCCATACTTTCCCAGCACAGAATCCCCGTATACCTGATACTGTTCAAGGacctaaaagtaaataaataaatggttaGATGAAGTTGACAAAATATGTCATATTGTATCTAAGAGAAAAATACACCAGTAAACCTGACGACGGGTGAGACCACTCCTTGGTGCACCATAAATTGCAGTATCAACATGTCCCAAGATATTCCAAGTACTG is from Tripterygium wilfordii isolate XIE 37 chromosome 14, ASM1340144v1, whole genome shotgun sequence and encodes:
- the LOC120015472 gene encoding uncharacterized protein LOC120015472, giving the protein MKEKDVDHSWNSETSWIVVGGSLTSSVTFESSSIPVSDDDNDQAIVDWTSQSPPLILCPPLTDPNPCEITIIFAKKHEVGQVYVRSTARVYEIYYTPEVGSSSEYLCTVHCGITARDDQVLQTTDTEGTVVTNVKGVCKEADSKKMKIDTNLSTNEDDWVEVKVPSTSLIDNGSNFLPSNIATNPGKISQDYYEATAEITDANPCMSLTVRLLSLQNKGFICVDEVYVFADLADPADVESQTGSLDNSAGSSLMALLVPTFLQLSKSTGVGQQEKRDTFGTWERQIPEEIGSKAINAMNALSKVSHKESPDVVDHQTMKFPDMNSAGPTNSVKTPQVSDAESRPDVPDRRAEEVLEHLVSRVSRVEDLLLRFEENMLKPINNIEVRLLRVEQQLELLYKKTQSSGVQNCTRFAAPDFSCCESDHNSFYIDGSDHLKTCELGRKDLASNALPGSPDDDQACSVNTAQLHPCFVVTAPEFSSDDCDEENDAVDLVMGSTKIKSKHAMSIDDNLAALDGLSSLTSMHLQKYLQTPEIKAPEFPNEEGKNDTKAASPRVHSEMRTDPLIEGTECIKTSVSSICNTLSLEAEENGKGTHHGDNFERIHEGFNRQCHRSDREEGAFHGITVDYTAALPPQNENCDAKDIMKSGEVGYKRSSHGDDNFEKTHGEVDGQCRQNGRGYVPFHAKTFDYAVASSTRNDTCDAEDGVKTGVVGHRLSSHGNDNLENGDRGFDILCHHNYREAPCLATPVDSAVTFMPHSESCDMKEGTKTGEVGHETGSHGDDNFEGTHGVFDRKYQLNDKEDVPFHATTIDCVVSSMHRNEMCDMRDGIETGEVSHNNNSVLKADSLGQFTGNWIDADSDITHEAAVVRPAFADTTHKVSEEGSNEHVLQDVLEFPRPTSSLNFELPILDVRFISEEHGNNKSSLEALLAVSLGLQVQSPSIVEIFDGPQIADKGDDLISLDDVDQSIPIAGGELAAVDMDYCTLTGMHVKVEDARPKDYNGRSNLDRETYAASLI